A portion of the Pedobacter cryoconitis genome contains these proteins:
- a CDS encoding SusC/RagA family TonB-linked outer membrane protein, with the protein MRKTLRLERAGKYLINSRTLLLTKLTGFILLMMCMQVSATGFAQQKITIDADHISIRNLLKTIEQQTDYRFVYSDQTLSKEEKASLNLHMVSLDEAMKSILKETRLTYTLKENNLVVIYPAAKTRIDLVISGRVEDEAGLPLPGVSVKLSGSTVATTTDSKGNYAIRVPDAAAILEFSYVGYIKQTLSASGNPINVILKSDNLNLQEVIVTGYTNYKRTQSASAATLVTAEKINDVAGLTFDQILQGRVAGMSVISSSGQPGQSAAVVIRGVGSVNGSSAPLYIMDGTPIEASFFQTINSADIENVTVLKDASAKALYGSRGSNGVIVITTKKGKAGKIQVQYTSQYGFSKLTDPKFTMMNTAQRLSFEEGVGLDFGRDLGPGWTYSPKNPDYISGTPGFRQNADHTLDSIRNINIDWRDEFYQQSKFQEQQVSVSGGNENVRFYNSLNYYKQDGVAKRTGLERYALKSNLDFKSDKFSGNVNLNIGYSNQSFTEGEGSSRGGTAMSAVYYALPYENPYAPDGTLIHPGNQDQYFIADQREGSQALERLFNSSSKTDQLKSIIGVALAYQILPELKVTTRAGIDYRNSTDQAYINPDSYYGSTDNTNTLGGKGRFDEGTRRNFNIISTTGLTYAKTFNGKHDFEASAFYEYVYNNYNSFGFTGFGLDGRLPETPAGITNSVDYLPNVGGSKTSSALASFMSVARYTYDSKYTLTGSYRYDGSTKVAPQNKWHGFYSVGANWNAKNEDFLKNSTLISALSFRVSYGTSASPFGTGDFLYLPTYGANVTYGGKPGVSPISAGNPNFDWEYVNEFNTGFELALFKSQRLRLSADYYNKITNNMFIDQPPSATAGFPLLSLSTGKMRNRGVEFDLSGDILKTRDFTWTVGVNAGYNKNVVLHVTDVADSYPDGDTRILQVGLPYGSYYAPQWAGVNSQTGEAQYYNLDGSITTTYNSNTQSVAKSGSLYPSFTGGFNTSLSWKGITASALFSFVSGVSRWNNEDFYNENQRYATSNQSIRMLDDRWMKPGDVKALQRFDIPRNFTSKDIQDASFLRLRNVNISYTLPKTVLEKIKVFSNLKVFVQGQNLVTWTKWRGLDPENNGVAGLFQYPNARTYTAGISVNF; encoded by the coding sequence GGTAAGTATTTGATTAACAGCAGGACCTTGCTGCTCACCAAACTTACAGGCTTCATTTTACTGATGATGTGCATGCAGGTTTCGGCCACAGGATTTGCACAACAGAAAATAACCATTGATGCAGATCATATCAGCATCAGAAATCTGCTGAAAACGATTGAACAGCAAACAGATTACCGGTTCGTTTACAGTGATCAGACCTTGTCAAAAGAGGAAAAAGCCTCATTAAACCTCCATATGGTTTCGCTTGACGAAGCGATGAAGTCTATTTTAAAGGAAACCAGGCTTACCTATACGCTGAAAGAAAACAATCTTGTGGTGATTTACCCGGCAGCAAAAACACGAATTGATCTGGTGATTTCTGGTCGTGTGGAAGATGAGGCAGGACTACCATTACCCGGCGTATCCGTTAAATTAAGCGGATCAACTGTAGCTACTACAACAGATTCGAAAGGAAATTACGCAATCCGTGTGCCTGATGCAGCTGCGATCCTTGAATTTTCTTACGTAGGCTATATTAAACAGACACTTTCAGCCAGTGGAAATCCAATCAATGTGATCTTAAAAAGTGATAACCTGAACTTACAGGAAGTTATAGTTACAGGTTATACAAACTACAAACGTACCCAATCTGCAAGTGCAGCAACTTTAGTTACTGCAGAGAAAATTAATGATGTAGCAGGGCTGACCTTTGACCAGATTTTACAGGGCAGAGTGGCAGGAATGAGTGTGATTTCCAGTTCAGGACAACCAGGACAAAGCGCTGCAGTGGTAATCCGCGGGGTTGGGAGCGTAAATGGATCTTCTGCGCCATTGTATATTATGGATGGAACGCCAATAGAGGCAAGCTTCTTTCAAACTATCAATTCTGCTGATATTGAAAATGTGACCGTATTAAAAGATGCCTCTGCCAAAGCACTCTATGGATCAAGAGGATCTAATGGTGTTATTGTGATCACTACTAAAAAAGGAAAAGCAGGTAAAATACAAGTACAGTATACTTCACAATATGGTTTTTCGAAACTAACAGATCCTAAATTCACCATGATGAATACCGCTCAGCGCTTATCATTTGAAGAAGGTGTAGGTCTTGATTTTGGGAGAGACCTTGGACCGGGATGGACTTATTCTCCTAAAAACCCTGATTATATATCCGGAACTCCAGGTTTCAGACAAAATGCAGATCATACTTTAGATAGTATAAGAAATATCAATATTGACTGGAGAGATGAATTCTATCAGCAAAGCAAATTCCAGGAACAACAGGTTAGTGTGAGTGGTGGAAACGAGAATGTACGTTTTTATAACTCGCTGAATTATTATAAACAGGATGGGGTTGCTAAACGTACGGGGCTGGAAAGATATGCCCTGAAAAGTAATCTTGATTTTAAATCAGATAAGTTTTCAGGAAATGTAAACTTGAATATTGGCTATTCTAACCAGAGTTTTACTGAAGGGGAAGGGAGCAGCAGAGGGGGTACAGCGATGTCTGCAGTTTATTATGCGCTTCCTTATGAAAACCCTTATGCACCTGACGGTACTTTGATTCATCCGGGTAACCAGGATCAGTATTTTATTGCAGATCAGCGGGAAGGTAGTCAGGCATTGGAACGTTTATTTAATTCTTCCAGCAAAACTGATCAGTTAAAATCTATCATTGGTGTGGCTTTAGCTTATCAAATCCTACCAGAACTGAAGGTTACGACCAGAGCAGGTATAGATTATAGAAATTCAACCGATCAGGCTTATATCAATCCGGATTCTTATTATGGATCAACTGACAATACCAATACGCTGGGTGGAAAAGGCAGATTTGATGAAGGCACCAGAAGGAATTTCAATATCATCTCTACAACAGGTTTGACTTATGCTAAAACCTTCAATGGAAAACATGATTTTGAAGCTTCTGCTTTTTATGAATATGTCTATAACAACTATAACTCTTTTGGTTTTACCGGCTTTGGATTAGATGGAAGATTACCAGAAACACCAGCTGGAATTACCAATAGCGTAGATTATCTGCCTAATGTAGGTGGTTCAAAAACAAGCAGCGCATTAGCTTCCTTTATGAGTGTGGCCAGGTATACTTATGATAGCAAGTATACCCTGACCGGGAGTTACCGTTATGATGGGTCAACGAAAGTTGCTCCACAAAATAAATGGCATGGCTTTTACTCGGTGGGCGCAAACTGGAATGCTAAAAATGAAGATTTCCTGAAAAATAGTACGCTTATTTCAGCATTGAGTTTCAGGGTCAGTTATGGTACTTCAGCGAGTCCTTTTGGAACCGGAGACTTCTTATATCTGCCAACTTATGGCGCAAATGTAACTTATGGAGGTAAACCAGGAGTCAGCCCGATTTCTGCTGGTAATCCCAATTTCGACTGGGAATATGTGAATGAATTCAATACAGGTTTTGAACTGGCTTTATTTAAAAGTCAGCGATTACGGTTGTCGGCAGATTACTATAATAAAATCACTAATAATATGTTCATCGATCAGCCGCCATCAGCTACAGCCGGTTTTCCACTGCTGAGTTTAAGTACCGGAAAGATGAGAAACAGGGGGGTAGAGTTTGATTTGAGTGGTGATATCCTAAAAACCAGAGATTTTACCTGGACTGTTGGGGTGAATGCTGGTTACAATAAAAACGTAGTACTCCATGTAACTGATGTTGCGGATTCTTACCCTGATGGGGATACAAGGATCTTACAAGTTGGTTTGCCGTATGGATCTTATTATGCGCCGCAATGGGCAGGTGTGAATTCACAAACTGGTGAAGCACAGTACTATAATCTGGATGGAAGCATTACTACAACTTATAATTCCAATACGCAGAGTGTAGCGAAATCCGGGAGTTTATATCCTTCATTCACAGGAGGTTTTAACACTAGTTTAAGCTGGAAAGGAATTACCGCAAGTGCACTATTTTCTTTTGTATCCGGAGTTTCCCGTTGGAACAATGAAGATTTTTACAATGAAAATCAGCGTTATGCAACCAGTAACCAGTCTATCAGAATGCTGGATGACCGCTGGATGAAGCCAGGTGATGTGAAAGCCTTGCAGCGTTTTGATATCCCGAGAAATTTCACCTCAAAAGATATCCAGGATGCTTCTTTTTTGAGGTTAAGAAATGTAAATATCAGTTATACTTTGCCTAAAACGGTGCTGGAAAAAATTAAGGTGTTCAGTAACTTAAAGGTTTTTGTACAAGGACAGAATTTAGTCACCTGGACCAAATGGAGAGGATTGGATCCTGAAAATAATGGTGTTGCGGGACTTTTCCAATATCCAAACGCAAGAACATATACCGCAGGAATTAGTGTTAACTTTTAA